The region ATGGAAGCGTCCCTAAGAAGTCATTTCGGTTATCAATAGCCGATGTCTTGCAGCTTTTTCTCTTGAAGAACTAAAACGGGAGATGTTTTTGTACTGGAATAAGTCTTGATGGTTTTTTTATATGTCATCAAGATCAGGCGCAGTAAATCTTCTTTATGCGCAGGGGAGGGAAGTTGAGACTGTTCAATCTCAAAGACGGAATAGTTTCCATCTTCCAGAACCACCTCTACCAAAATTTTTCCGTTGCGTGATAAAAATAAGAGCCATACGTCCCAGTCAATAATCGAACTATGTTTTTGCAACGTACTCTCCATGAAGATTTCTATTCAAGGTATATGTTCTGAATAGTCTGTACAAGTACAGGAGCATGAATACTTGCAATTGCTGCAAGTATTTAGCTTTTAATCATGTTTTTACAACGGGAAGTGATTGATAACCTTATTTGAAATTATCCATGAGGGGTATATCACGATGAATACCGTTAAACGGGCCATGGTAAACGCTGTCTTCAAGCCAACTGATTTCTGCCTTAACGTCGTCTTTGAAAATCATTTTTGACCAAAAGCGATTGGTGTTGTCCCAAGAATAGCCGCGAGTTTTCAAAAATTCTTTGGATTCGAAAGGAGCCGAGCTTGCAATCACATGAGTCATCATGCGTTTTGCATTTGCAGTAAGCTCCATCAAGTAAGGCGTTTCGGAGATGTGGCACTTATGACTTAACAAATAAAGCAAAGCATCCACGTCGTTGAGTGCTCTGTGGGAGTCGGTAAAAAAGCCGTGATAGATATTTAAAAGCTCAAGCTTAGGGCTTGTGAAGCCTTTGGAATTCCAATCAACTTGTTTAAAAGAACAGCCCCAGATTCGTTCCGTGGATGTTTTTGATTTACGATCAATAAACGGACGGTCAAATTTTGCATTGTGAGCAATTACCAAACAGGTCTCACCAATCAATTGGTCAACGTGGCCCCAATCGATTTTTTGGCCTTCAAGGTCGGTATCCGTGATTCCTGTAAGGGCCACGATCTCGGGTGATAAAGGACGGCCTGGGTCTTGGAATGCGGAATAAGATTTACCAAGACGCAAAATCTCGCCTGTGTTTTTGTTGAAATCAAATTGGCGCATGCCGATTTCGATCACTTGATCTTC is a window of Bdellovibrio sp. SKB1291214 DNA encoding:
- a CDS encoding 3'-5' exonuclease, encoding MAFRWIGKSHDGNSVTLKKLVECPVLFPEYVTDSWLNTNQDLVRTGMVLDVETTGLNQNEDQVIEIGMRQFDFNKNTGEILRLGKSYSAFQDPGRPLSPEIVALTGITDTDLEGQKIDWGHVDQLIGETCLVIAHNAKFDRPFIDRKSKTSTERIWGCSFKQVDWNSKGFTSPKLELLNIYHGFFTDSHRALNDVDALLYLLSHKCHISETPYLMELTANAKRMMTHVIASSAPFESKEFLKTRGYSWDNTNRFWSKMIFKDDVKAEISWLEDSVYHGPFNGIHRDIPLMDNFK